Proteins co-encoded in one Aspergillus fumigatus Af293 chromosome 6, whole genome shotgun sequence genomic window:
- a CDS encoding Zn(II)2Cys6 transcription factor, with protein MARPKVHPANRLRAYEACLFCRTSKRRCSGSFPCQNCIRKGQAHSCMPSRRRESFSASRQPNTPDAPSGPVTAIMPSQVLSSTDSQSHASLETSVDQGLASPEAQHKTRPRMLRSLQGERVYVGRAASLSFLQLLRDTVTQHIGPSQFSHNVKLEDMLETEAPRNVSPDFEDQLDLQQRESLLRAYQISTSGFLYLMPDSELRQLLRNQRSDTGHAQHTTALLDIMIAIGAQSQKHDPTKVQIEHFFFARGQRRAFVSMLENPSLEMVSLFLLMSFYMLGACRRNAAFMYLGVAARAAVALGLHIDVSGSLSVSEQQRRACVWMSLCSLDLLVSSILGRPPATASLRSESGGSISEALQRNDLAEERLVALYNLAQILDETIIRLYSEKAASAQVAESILEKLKRWSDGLPEPLLAPPGTEQECVAAQDRVIGSLHIACSYHFAIIVVTRPFLISTLGVRLTRLLDSLAERSLGDVHSENPVHSRLALACTDSALYMLQTCLEIHRSHLLLGNMCILKAFIFAAALVVGFSLFSQKDPNPDLEEAFIGAIDILHTFSKQSAQAGHYYEILSFLRNAIAEQRQRLSNQDQSSKSQYVSKLFSLNGRRASRQTEGAATVNLATLTSPFDINSVPLEWECMELPFWDSFPFTEETLPLQDRTSDMNPL; from the exons ATGGCACGACCCAAAGTGCATCCCGCCAATCGTCTGCGGGCATACGAGGCATGTCTATTCTGCAGAACATCCAAGAGGAGATGTAGCGGATCGTTCCCGTGCCAAAACTGCATCCGAAAGGGACAGGCGCATTCCTGTATGCCAAGCAGGCGAAGGGAGTCATTCTCAGCTTCAAGGCAACCCAACACGCCGGATGCGCCAAGCGGACCTGTTACTGCTATTATGCCGTCCCAGGTACTGTCTTCCACAGATTCTCAGAGTCATGCATCGCTCGAGACCTCTGTCGACCAGGGATTAGCCTCCCCTGAAGCACAACACAAAACGCGTCCTAGAATGTTGCGTAGCCTGCAAGGGGAAAGAg TGTATGTGGGCAGGGCTGCGTCGCTATCCTTCCTGCAACTACTCCGAGATACTGTCACCCAACACATAGGCCCGTCACAGTTCTCACACAATGTTAAATTGGAAGACATGCTCGAGACGGAAGCACCCAGAAATGTGTCGCCGGACTTTGAAGACCAGCTGGACCTCCAGCAGCGTGAATCCTTGCTCAGAGCATACCAGATTTCA ACAAGTGGCTTCCTCTATCTGATGCCGGATTCCGAATTGAGGCAGCTTCTCCGCAATCAGCGCTCTGACACTGGCCATGCACAACATACAACGGCTTTACTCGACATCATGATTGCCATTGGCGCACAGTCGCAAAAGCATGATCCAACAAAAGTGCAAATAGAGCACTTCTTTTTTGCGAGGGGGCAACGCCGGGCGTTCGTTAGCATGCTGGAGAATCCCAGCCTGGAAATGGTGAGCTTGTTTCTGCTGATGTCGTTTTACATGCTCGGGGCGTGCCGTAGAAATGCTGCTTTCATGTATCTTGGCGTGGCCGCTCGAGCAGCTGTGGCACTCGGTCTACACATCGATGTCTCTGGTTCGCTATCGGTCAGCGAACAGCAGAGAAG AGCATGCGTTTGGATGAGTCTATGcagccttgatctcctcgtcAGCTCCATCCTCGGACGACCCCCCgcaacagcctcactccGGTCGGAGTCGGGAGGCAGCATCAGTGAGGCACTACAGCGCAACGATCTTGCAGAGGAACGGCTTGTGGCATTATATAATCTTGCCCAAATCCTGGATGAAACGATCATCCGCTTGTACAGCGAAAAGGCAGCCTCGGCGCAGGTCGCCGAGTCGAtactggagaagctgaagcgGTGGAGCGATGGTCTACCGGAGCCCTTGCTTGCACCTCCAGGCACAGAACAGGAGTGTGTTGCTGCTCAGGACCGGGTTATAGGCAGCCTGCACATCGCCTGTTCCTACCACTTTGCCATCATCGTTGTGACGAGACCATTCCTGATATCAACGCTTGGTGTTCGGCTGACCCGACTACTTGACAGCCTCGCTGAACGAAGTCTGGGTGATGTCCACTCAGAGAACCCCGTGCATTCTCGGCTGGCTCTCGCCTGCACAGACTCGGCTCTTTACATGCTGCAAACTTGCCTGGAAATTCATCGTTCCCACCTACTCCTGGGAAACATGTGTATCCTGAA AGCCTTCATCTTCGCTGCAGCTCTAGTTGTCGGGTTTTCGCTCTTCTCACAAAAAGACCCAAACCccgatcttgaagaagccttCATTGGCgccatcgacatcctccACACGTTCTCCAAGCAGTCCGCCCAAGCGGGCCACTACTACGAGATACTCTCCTTTCTCCGCAACGCTATCGCCGAACAACGCCAAAGACTTTCGAACCAGGATCAAAGCAGCAAAAGTCAATATGTGAGCAAGCTCTTCAGCTTGAATGGCCGCAGGGCGTCACGCCAGACGGAGGGCGCGGCCACTGTTAACCTAGCCACACTGACGAGTCCCTTTGATATTAATAGCGTCCCACTGGAATGGGAGTGCATGGAACTGCCGTTTTGGGATAGCTTCCCCTTCACAGAAGAAACACTTCCACTGCAGGACAGAACGAGTGATATGAACCCATTGTGA
- a CDS encoding putative nonsense-mediated mRNA decay protein Upf3 yields the protein MTQTSDGKSTGGVLQIPAAATQKNTSTTSRKAPKPPAPRLKLLVRRLPPGLTQSEFENAMGPEWMVGAGKVDWYQYKPGKVSKDYAKPSRPSRAYIHVTSSEHIAPLSDKVRQTSFVDARNTFNDPVLLGPPSLEFAPYAKIPGSRVRKDARQGTIDQDPEFIAFLESLTQPITKPTTVDTPTDAEEKKETVTTTPLVQYIKEKKANKAKEASSKSSRHAKGEKESKSEKVQAKKLLQRQDKDAALAPTGDKAEKKSRASDKASKEAVKAANRAANAAAKQAAKPAATQNTSKDTAQPASTERKRERNNIAVAAKILQRDLGLAPSGGRRRAGKGGSTETDSSKKEPDAAITADSGKKDTKSGKPMSPSTPRSKANATPPSGEPAPSRAQSGPNAGPTSAPSAQKQSKSAKGKPAAPITSPTATQAFLKHANPSQGVTEPLLETAFAPFGKILKVEIDKKKGFGYIDFAEPDGLQKAIAASPVTVAQSQVVVLERKANPGAEKTRGKGRSEQPAPNNGSNSNSNSNRGAKQGSDGGSGPATPSSSRGPRGGRGSRNKGGSKGNGANASSNTPSGKTGGETK from the exons ATGACGCAGACTTCCGACGGCAAGTCAACAGGGGGGGTACTTCAGATTCCTGCAGCTGCCACACAGAAGAatacatcaacaacctctAGGAAGGCTCCGAAGCCCCCTGCTCCGCGACTCAAGTTGCTCGTGAGACGGTTACCACCGGGTTTGACCCAATCTGAGTTCGAAAATGCCATGGGTCCAGAGTGGATGGTTGGAGCAGGAAAAGTCGACTGGTACCAGTACAAGCCAGGCAAGGTATCCAAAGA CTATGCCAAACCTTCGAGACCCTCCCGCGCCTACATCCATGTTACATCCAGCGAGCATATTGCGCCTCTATCCGATAAAGTCCGACAAACATCGTTCGTAGATGCTCGCAACACGTTCAATGATCCCGTACTCTTGGGACCGCCGTCTCTAGAGTTCGCTCCCTACGCCAAAATTCCTGGTAGTCGTGTACGGAAGGATGCCCGCCAGGGTACAATTGACCAAGATCCCGAATTTATCGCGTTCCTCGAAAGTCTGACACAGCCGATTACAAAACCTACCACTGTTGATACACCTACCGACGccgaagaaaagaaggaaacCGTTACCACTACGCCTCTCGTGCAGTatatcaaggaaaagaaggccaaCAAAGCGAAAGAAGCCTCCAGCAAGTCTTCCAGGCATGCCAAAGGCGAGAAGGAGTCCAAATCGGAGAAGGTACAAGCCAAGAAACTTTTGCAACGTCAGGACAAGGATGCTGCCCTGGCACCTACTGGAGacaaggcagagaagaagtCAAGGGCCTCAGACAAGGCGTCGAAAGAAGCAGTGAAAGCGGCAAACAGGGCCGCCAATGCTGCTGCTAAGCAAGCGGCTAAACCAGCAGCGACACAAAATACTAGCAAAGATACTGCTCAGCCTGCTTCAACTGAACGGAAACGCGAGCGTAATAACATCGCTGTGGCAGCCAAGATTCTTCAACGAGACTTGGGGCTTGCACCTTCAGGCGGCCGTCGGAGGGCTGGTAAGGGTGGTTCGACAGAGACGGACTCGAGCAAGAAAGAACCGGACGCTGCTATTACTGCAGATAGCGGCAAGAAGGATACAAAGTCTGGGAAGCCCATGTCACCATCAACTCCAAGGAGCAAAGCCAATGCTACACCTCCATCAGGCGAGCCAGCACCATCTCGTGCTCAGTCTGGCCCGAATGCAGGCCCTACAAGCGCACCATCCGCACAGAAGCAGTCGAAATCAGCGAAAGGCAAGCCAGCCGCTCCAATTACTTCGCCTACGGCTACACAGGCATTCCTCAAGCATGCCAATCCATCGCAGGGAGTTACAGAACCATTACTTGAAACCGCATTTGCACCTTTCGGAAAGATCTTGAAGGTGGAGattgacaagaagaaggggttTGGCTACATCGACTTTgcagagccggatggtctTCAGAAGGCAATTGCCGCTAGTCCTGTCACGGTCGCGCAGAGCCAAGTCGTCGTGCTTGAACGCAAGGCCAATCCTGGTGCAGAAAAGACTCGCGGCAAGGGACGAAGCGAGCAACCCGCCCCGAATAatggcagcaacagcaacagcaacagcaatcGTGGTGCCAAGCAGGGCTCAGATGGAGGATCTGGACCAGCGACACCATCCTCGTCGCGTGGACCACGTGGAGGTCGCGGATCCAGGAACAAGGGCGGTTCGAAGGGCAACGGAGCAAATGCCAGTTCAAACACACCTAGTGGGAAGACTGGTGGGGAGACGAAATGA